The following are from one region of the Littorina saxatilis isolate snail1 linkage group LG2, US_GU_Lsax_2.0, whole genome shotgun sequence genome:
- the LOC138960436 gene encoding uncharacterized protein, translating to MTRGQVMVELSRKKIKISHVQERLSLQERQQQHQSQPALHAADSFSIAEGGRETPISPPSAFASSAATPVNKHNISIVAQPPPLNLRELRVEEQSNNTESDINSDVLDSSRSEFERIYTVAEKYHHDVDGGDEDFDLDAAFIVAAAADDSLLDNLSRGRGGDKGDVSPADTIKNKSPASVCSADSVVVLMCQERVTNTAVTENSQTADKKEILNDDQVQERLSLQERQQQHQSQPALHAADSFSIAEGGRETPISPPSAFASSAATPVNKHNISIVAQPPPLNLRELRVEEQSNNTESDINSDVLDSSRSEFERIYTVAEKYHHDVDGGDEDFDLDAAFIVAAAADDSLLDNLSRGRGGDKGDVSPADTIKNKSPASVCSADSVVVLMCQERVTNTAVTENSQTADKKEILNDDQLQDFTVDLEKSSAGGLGFTVVGCASTTGGRYIKAGVQDPALSDGRLRPRDRLIQDKDSASSDYDLSDTDPTWIPNDESQKDHVSDSDSSAVNEQTIPSPFPYLSVPLENPNAPSTLQRCDISSAYSAQLAFI from the exons ATGACAAGAGGGCAAGTGATGGTGGAATTGTCCCGCAAGAAGATTAAAATTTCTCAT GTACAGGAGAGACTTTCACTGCaggaacgacaacaacaacaccagtcCCAGCCAGCCTTACATGCTGCCGACTCCTTCTCCATCGCAGAGGGGGGTCGGGAAACCCCCATCTCCCCTCCGTCAGCCTTCGCCTCGTCGGCTGCCACGCCCGTCAACAAGCACAACATCTCCATCGTCGCCCAGCCCCCTCCCCTCAACCTGAGGGAGCTGCGAGTGGAAGAACAATCCAACAACACTGAAAGCGACATCAACTCTGATGTCTTGGACAGTTCTAGATCAGAGTTTGAGAGGATTTACACCGTTGCTGAAAAATATCACCATGAcgttgatggtggtgatgaagaTTTTGACCTTGACGCAGCCTTCATTGTGGCAGCTGCTGCTGACGACAGTCTCCTCGACAACCTTAGCAGAGGTCGTGGCGGCGACAAGGGAGATGTGTCTCCGGCTGATACGATAAAGAACAAATCTCCGGCCAGCGTGTGCTCGGCGGATTCTGTCGTTGTGCTCATGTGTCAGGAGAGAGTGACCAACACCGCTGTGACTGAAAACAGTCAAACTGCTGATAAGAAAGAGATCTTGAACGATGACCAG GTTCAGGAGAGACTTTCACTGCaggaaagacaacaacaacaccagtcCCAGCCAGCCTTACATGCTGCCGACTCCTTCTCCATCGCAGAGGGGGGTCGGGAAACCCCCATCTCCCCTCCGTCAGCCTTCGCCTCGTCGGCTGCCACGCCCGTCAACAAGCACAACATCTCCATCGTCGCCCAGCCCCCTCCCCTCAACCTGAGGGAGCTGCGAGTGGAAGAACAATCCAACAACACTGAAAGCGACATCAACTCTGATGTCTTGGACAGTTCTAGATCAGAGTTTGAGAGGATTTACACCGTTGCTGAAAAATATCACCATGAcgttgatggtggtgatgaagaTTTTGACCTTGACGCAGCCTTCATTGTGGCAGCTGCTGCTGACGACAGTCTCCTCGACAACCTTAGCAGAGGTCGTGGCGGCGACAAGGGAGATGTGTCTCCGGCTGATACGATAAAGAACAAATCTCCGGCCAGCGTGTGCTCGGCGGATTCTGTCGTTGTGCTCATGTGTCAGGAGAGAGTGACCAACACCGCTGTGACTGAAAACAGTCAAACTGCTGATAAGAAAGAGATCTTGAACGATGACCAG TTACAGGATTTCACGGTGGATCTAGAGAAGAGCTCGGCGGGAGGCCTGGGCTTCACGGTGGTTGGGTGTGCCAGCACCACAGGGGGCCGCTACATCAAGGCCGGGGTGCAGGATCCGGCACTTTCCGATGGACGCCTTCGCCCACGTGACAGGCTCATCCAG GACAAAGACAGTGCCAGTTCGGACTACGATTTGTCGGACACAGACCCAACATGGATTCCCAACGATGAGTCTCAAAAGGACCATGTTTCTGACTCTGACAGTTCTGCTGTAAATGAGCAAACAATACCCTCCCCTTTTCCTTACTTATCGGTTCCACTTGAAAATCCAAATGCTCCGTCAACATTGCAACGTTGCGATATTTCTTCCGCAT ATTCTGCACAGCTTGCCTTCATTTGA
- the LOC138960020 gene encoding uncharacterized protein — MTQLYNLADNELDVVAQFLGHDIRTHRRYYRLPSAALQVTKVAKLLIQLEKGEITNPTSLDSVDISDDIIVDEENDDDEEDTHPQTAASQKGQGHHNFTGYPQLCGQTGSSGSLQSSGGTLSSGSLQSSGATRSPGSLQSSGARKAWSDDEVSAVLRHLESYILLGHLPGKEVIVKCLIEDKALKNRTWRNVKDFVRNRIQKNRCKD, encoded by the exons ATGACTCAACTCTACAATCTTGCAGACAATGAGCTTGACGTTGTTGCTCAGTTTCTGGGTCATGACATTCGCACACACAGACGTTACTATAGATTACCTTCTGCAGCGCTTCAAGTGACGAAAGTGGCAAAACTTCTCATTCAGTTGGAGAAAGGAGAAATAACAAACCCAACTTCTCTGGACAGTGTCGACATCAGCGATGACATCATTGTTGACGAGGAGAACGACGACGATGAAGAAGATACCCATCCTCAAACAGCAGCCTCACAAAAAG gaCAAGGACACCACAACTTCACTGGATATCCGCAGCTGTGTGGCCAGACAGGGTCATCTGGATCGCTTCAGTCTTCTGGTGGTACGCTCTCATCTGGATCGCTTCAGTCTTCTGGTGCGACACGGTCACCTGGATCGCTTCAGTCTTCTGGTG CAAGGAAAGCCTGGTCTGATGATGAAGTCAGCGCTGTGCTCAGACACCTGGAAAGCTACATCCTCCTGGGTCATCTGCCTGGCAAAGAGGTTATTGTCAAGTGTCTCATAGAGGATAAGGCTCTCAAGAACAGGACGTGGCGAAACGTCAAAGATTTTGTAAGAAACAGAATCCAAAAGAACAGGTGCAAGGACtag